DNA from Ruficoccus amylovorans:
CGTGCCTGTAAAATGAGCAGGCTCGGGGAGGTGGCGGTCAACTGACCGTGGATAATAACCAGGACCTGTACGGGGCCTGGAGGCCTCGGGGGGGGGTAAAGAGGGCTCGGTTGCCTGCTTAGGGCGCGCGAGGCGAGATTATCGTACGGTGGTCGGGGCGTTGGGTTTGGTGACGCCAAATGGCGGCTTTTGGCTTGCACCTTCGGGTGGTGCCAACCTGCGCGGATGCCCGGTCCTGTACGGGTAGCCGATCTGTGCGCGGCAGCAGCCTGTGTGGGCGCCACCCGAAGGCGCGAGGGTGGCTTGCTGTTGGCCTGCGGGAGGGGGCTTTTGTCTCGCGGATGCAGTTCGCGCCGATGGGCCGACTTCTGGTTTGCCCCAAGTTGACGAGGTGGCAAGCGTCGGTTACATCTCAGTTGAAGAGAAAAATGGTCGGGCTGAGAGGATTCGAACCTCCGACCCGTTTTCTGCGATATCGTTGGTCGTTAACCCACATAAATACTGGGAATGATGGTCTCTGCGACATTGACAAACATGAGCGATATTCTTACTTTTATTATTACTCTATGGCCAGTATTTGGAAACATCCCCGGTCCCGCTACTGGAGCGCGTGCTTCACCGATGCCTCCGGTCGGCAACGCAAGAGGAGCACCAAAGAGACCGACCGGAAGAAGGCTTTGAAAATCGCTGAGGCCTGGGAGAAGGAGTACCGCGTGACCCGGACTGAGGAGCAGACGCGCAAGGTGTTTGCGGAAATCCGCCGCGAGATTCACGGAGAGACCACCCTCGACCAATCCATTGAGCAGTACTTGCAGGAATGGCTCACCAGCAAGAAGAAGGAAATCAGCGGAGCGACCTGGAGCAAGTACGAGTATGCGGTCCGCCATTTCTGTGACTGGCTGGGCGAGACCCGCGAGAAAGATTTGAGTGCGCTGACACCTGCTCTCATTCGACGCTGGAGAGATGCGCTTGCCGAGAAGCTCGCTGCCAAGACCGTGAACAACGCGCTGAAGGTCTTGGGGGTTGCCCTGGGACAGGCGGAATCGAGTGAGCAGATCGAGCGCAACCCTGTGTCCAAGGTCAACTCTCTGAAACTCGATACGGTGACACGGCCGACTTTTACCCTGCCTCAACTGAAGAGAATCCTGTCGGTCGCGAAGGGGGAGTGGTACGGGATGACTTTGGCCGGGCTCTACACGGGGCAACGTCTGCGCGACATTGCGACGCTGACCTGGGGCTCCGTTGACCGGGAAAGGGAGGAGCTTACCCTCATTACGAGTAAAACGGGAAGGACCGTAGGTATTCCGATTGCCTCGCCTTTGATGGATTACCTGAGGAAGGAACCGACCCCGATTGATGGGGGTGTCCCAGTTTTTCCGGATGCGTACAGGACGGTTGTTGAACAGGACCGGACAGGCACGCTCAGCAATCAGTTTTACGGTATTCTCGTCAATGCGGGCCTGGCTAAACCCCGCTCCAAGAAGAGCACGGGAACTGGGCATTCTGGTCCTAGGGAACGTGGAGGTCTGAGTTTCCATTGCCTGCGGCACACTGCCACCTCCTTGCTCAAGAATGCCGGCGTTTCGGAAGCTGTTGCGATGGACATTATTGGGCATGATTCCAAGGCTATCAGCACCCTTTATACTCACATCGAGGTGGATGCCAAGCGTCAGGCCATCTCAAAGCTGCCTGATGTGACTTCGGGGTCTCTTTCTTCGGGGCAGCAGTAGGTCTGTTCGGCTGACTCTGTCCGATTATTCACCACCGATAAAAAAACAGGCGGGGCCGTGTAGCCCCGCCTGGGTGATGAGATGAGTGATCAGCCTGCTTGCAGGCTGACGAGCTTCGTCAGGTAGCCAACTTGAAGTGCTCCCGGAGCCACTCAATGAGTTTCTGGGCATCATCCGCGGTGCACTTGACTCTCGTGATCGCGCTCTTCGCCCTGCGGTAAGCGGAAGGAGATCCCTTCCTAGCCGGGTGGGACTTACCGTCGCGCCCGACGCGCTTCCCGTTCTGGGCGCTCTCTCGATGGTTGCGGACGGATGACTCGGAGACCCCGCACAGCTCGGCGATGGCGACATTGCTCAGCTCGTGGAAGTGCTGGAGGGCGATCCCGATGGCCTTACGTTTGTCCGCGCTGGTCCTTCTGAGCCCATGAGTGGAGTTGACACCAAGTGCGTAGCGAATCGCCTCACACAGCCCCCCTTCGTGAATCTCCGCGGTGATCGTCGTCCGGTTGCAACGTTCGTGGGCAAACAATCGGTGGAAGCCGTCCGCCAGATAGAGCTTTGCCCCGTCATGAGTACCGAAGAGAATAACTGGCGGGAAGGTCCCACCGTCCTTCAGTGTCTCCGCATACTCCGAAACCGTCCGCTCATTGATCTTCTCCCGTACCTGGCACTCTGATTCTCGGATGATACGACTGATCGCAACTTCCTTGTATCCCATGCTTGGGGATGCGGACGATGCCATCGGGAGAGGTTCCGAGGTAGTGGCGATGATTTCCTCCGACACGGCCTCCGATGGCTCAACCGCGGGAGCTTCACTCGCCGCTGGAATTGCCTCCGATGTACGTGAAGGGGAACGGGGGGCATCAAGCCCCCCGTTGGGAGTTTGAGGTACCGGAGATACCTCCGGTACCTCGTCCTGGATTGGACGGCGATGCTTGCCGGCCTTTTCAGAGTTCAGGAAGGCGATAAAATCGCCTCCCCTGACCTGATAGCGGCGGGCGCCACCTTCCCCGCTTGAGGTTGAGGGGATGTGGTCTCCCTTCACCCAGTTGATGACGGTGTTCTTGGGAATTTCGGCAAGCTTCGCGAGCTCACTGGGCGCATAATATTGATCGTTCTCGATCATTGTTAATCTTGGATTCATGATTATTGTTTCCTGTCGTTAAACTCAGCGCCGGCCTCGCGGCTATCGCTGGTCTTCAGAACCGTGCGTGAGACTTTCACCTCACACGGCTCCTCCGATGAATAGGCAGTGTCCTCTTCTCTCAGGCTCTCCCAGGCATCCGAGATGTCCCGGTTCTGCTCCGCATAGCGGAGGGCGAGAATGTGTGGCTTGCGCCGCCATCCTGACCTGTCATAAGGGCTGTGGCCCTTGGGCACCTTGACCCGGGGGCGAATCTTCGTCTCGCGGTGAAGTGCGAGTACCGGTACATCGGGGCCAGCGGGCTTGAAGGCCCAAGGCTTACCGCCGTTGAAGTATTTGTCCCGGATCCATGCCCATGACTTGTTACCGTGCCTTCTCTTGGCCCATCTCTTCAAACGCTTGAAGAGGAGGTTATCCAGGCGGGAGAACGCCCGAGAGGAGTTCGTGTCAGCGTAGGATTGGGCCCATCCCCGTATGATCGGGTTTAGGGCCTTGATGAGTTCTTCCTGCGACTTGGCGTTATGGTAGCCGATGATCCGGGCCAGCTCGGCGTGGTGCCGCTTCTGGGATTCCATGCTGGGGAATACCAGCGTGATGAATCCGTTACGGCTCTTCTTCTGCTGCGGTGAGCGGGCGAACTGGCGCAGGGTGTACCCAAGAAAATCCACTCCGTCTCGCACGGAGACGATTTCGGTCTTCTTCGGGTGCAGGTTAAGTCCGATCGGGTTCAGGTACTCCTCGACGAGCCCGAGGGCTGCCTGAAGGGCCTGAGGGGCCTTGTGGACCATGCGGATGTCGTCGGCATAGTCGAATGATACCGGGGCGCTGATCGGGGCGGAGATGGCCTGAGACATATTGCTCAAGGCCCAGGAGTGCCCAGTTGGTGATCAGGCCTGAGAGAGGACCTCCTTGCGGGGCGCCCTTCTCGGTGAGATACCATTTGTTGTCTTCCATGTAGCCGGCCCGCAGTATCCGTCTGAGATAGCACTGCATCGCGGGCCATGTCTCGATCCGCTGGAGTACCCAGTTGTGGTCGAGACGGTCGAAGCATTGCTTGATGTCGCATATGGCGACGTATTTGCCTTCAACCTTGTCCAGATAGTTGCGAAGGGCCTTGGCGGCATCGCTACGGGAGCGTCCGGGCCGGAACCCGTACGCGTCCGGGGCCTGAGTGACCATGCTGGCCTCCAACTGAGGCTCAAGGGCCATTCGGACGAGTTCCTGAATGGCGCGGTCGCGGATGGTCGGGATGCCCAGGGGGCGCTTTTCGGCTTTTCCCGGTTTCGGGATGTAGGTCCGTCGAACGGACCGGGGCCGAATTGTGATGGACAGGTTTGAGGCTAGCTCACGCTTCTGTCGAGGGCTCAGTCGGGACACCCCGTCGATTCCGGAGGTGCTCCTTCCTTTGCTGACTTCGGTAACCTTGCGCACTGCCTGTTGATGGGCAGCGTGGTTGGTCAGGAGCAGACGTTGCAGTCTGATGCCTGCCTTTGAGTTACCGTTTCTATAGGCCTTGAAT
Protein-coding regions in this window:
- a CDS encoding group II intron maturase-specific domain-containing protein: MSQAISAPISAPVSFDYADDIRMVHKAPQALQAALGLVEEYLNPIGLNLHPKKTEIVSVRDGVDFLGYTLRQFARSPQQKKSRNGFITLVFPSMESQKRHHAELARIIGYHNAKSQEELIKALNPIIRGWAQSYADTNSSRAFSRLDNLLFKRLKRWAKRRHGNKSWAWIRDKYFNGGKPWAFKPAGPDVPVLALHRETKIRPRVKVPKGHSPYDRSGWRRKPHILALRYAEQNRDISDAWESLREEDTAYSSEEPCEVKVSRTVLKTSDSREAGAEFNDRKQ
- a CDS encoding ParB N-terminal domain-containing protein — translated: MIENDQYYAPSELAKLAEIPKNTVINWVKGDHIPSTSSGEGGARRYQVRGGDFIAFLNSEKAGKHRRPIQDEVPEVSPVPQTPNGGLDAPRSPSRTSEAIPAASEAPAVEPSEAVSEEIIATTSEPLPMASSASPSMGYKEVAISRIIRESECQVREKINERTVSEYAETLKDGGTFPPVILFGTHDGAKLYLADGFHRLFAHERCNRTTITAEIHEGGLCEAIRYALGVNSTHGLRRTSADKRKAIGIALQHFHELSNVAIAELCGVSESSVRNHRESAQNGKRVGRDGKSHPARKGSPSAYRRAKSAITRVKCTADDAQKLIEWLREHFKLAT
- a CDS encoding tyrosine-type recombinase/integrase, with the translated sequence MASIWKHPRSRYWSACFTDASGRQRKRSTKETDRKKALKIAEAWEKEYRVTRTEEQTRKVFAEIRREIHGETTLDQSIEQYLQEWLTSKKKEISGATWSKYEYAVRHFCDWLGETREKDLSALTPALIRRWRDALAEKLAAKTVNNALKVLGVALGQAESSEQIERNPVSKVNSLKLDTVTRPTFTLPQLKRILSVAKGEWYGMTLAGLYTGQRLRDIATLTWGSVDREREELTLITSKTGRTVGIPIASPLMDYLRKEPTPIDGGVPVFPDAYRTVVEQDRTGTLSNQFYGILVNAGLAKPRSKKSTGTGHSGPRERGGLSFHCLRHTATSLLKNAGVSEAVAMDIIGHDSKAISTLYTHIEVDAKRQAISKLPDVTSGSLSSGQQ